A stretch of the Calderihabitans maritimus genome encodes the following:
- a CDS encoding UxaA family hydrolase, whose protein sequence is MKKIAYVVDPKDNVATIISDEVKEGMKIPVEVDGAKLEIEVRADIPYGHKIAIRPIKKGETIWKYGLSIGRATEDIEVGDHVHVHNIEPLRGRGDLAKKQKEGICCE, encoded by the coding sequence TTGAAGAAGATTGCTTATGTTGTAGACCCAAAAGATAATGTAGCAACAATAATTAGTGATGAAGTAAAAGAAGGAATGAAAATTCCAGTGGAAGTTGACGGAGCGAAATTAGAAATCGAAGTACGAGCTGATATTCCCTACGGACACAAAATAGCCATCAGACCCATTAAGAAGGGGGAGACTATCTGGAAATACGGTTTAAGTATAGGAAGGGCCACCGAAGACATTGAAGTAGGTGACCATGTTCATGTACACAACATAGAACCTCTTAGGGGTCGTGGTGACTTGGCAAAAAAGCAAAAGGAGGGAATATGTTGTGAGTAA